The Argiope bruennichi chromosome 5, qqArgBrue1.1, whole genome shotgun sequence genome segment agAGTTTGTTTAGGAATTTAATCAGAATCATGTTTGGGTTTGTATACAATAGGCGATTTTAGTGGTTTATTTTCACACTTTATATTTAACTGATTGCAGATGTTGGTATAGCCACTATTGACAAATcaatattagatttaataaaatattgttgcatCAAATTCGAAATTGAATCAAAAATCAATGAGATTAATTGTCCTTAATTTACTATAAGGAGCGCAATAAATTCAAACCATTTACTATCAATATGTCCTGTTGTCATTAAAATAGCCCTAACGCTATATCTAAACCGggtgttaatttaattaaataaataaacctccCATCACTAGTTTATACAGCTCCCCAGCTACTGCCCTTTTTTTGATACCCCTCATCAGAATGTATCTCTTTAAGATCGAAGCACTTCTCAAGCGGCACTCCCTTTAACTTCGAGACTTTCTGAGCGTCTCGCTGGGAGACATGGACTCTTCGAAGCTCAGGGGCAGTTACCCTCTGTGGGCCGAAGTAATAAATCTGCCATCATTCTATTTTGAGCAGTTGCCTTTACTATCGGCCTAAGTGTTTCATTCtaaagtattgatattttttaatgtgaagcaagttttattttagatttccaaattatttaaatcattgaaataaaaactggccTTAATATCAatctcaaaaacatctttatttttcatctaattttcaacagacttttagaatattaattcaatttttttggaaaaattaaataatacgtcATATATTAGTGtgtaaattttttacataatatatgaCATACATAGTGTATATATCAATgctatttggatattttttcatagtatagatgtcaatgcaattcagaaatagaagaaataatgttttaaatcttcaattaatactaaaataaaataaaaaaattgtgaaaacagCACATTGAAAGTCATTTCGAAAATGATTATACACTTGTGCTTCTTTTAACACTCAGCTAAGATGTTTTATCATTGGTTAGTGTGttttgaagcttgaaatcgcgtaggcaatgaatattgtagctcgaaatcgcgtaggcaatgaataaagcataaaaggCTATTTTcctcatcttttaatcgcatatattttttacctgcttttaccagtattgcattattattatgtatgcttctttgaaagcagatgcgtttttaaaaggttgaatttttaccagtattgctttattattacttatgcttctttgacaacaggtgtatttttaaaaggttgacgtagaactatggcatagttgttatttcatctcaaaatcggtcgaactccaaaactttatttgccagattatatatatatatatatatatatatatatagggagagagagagagagaagtctcgATTATTTCACGATGAGAGATAAAAGAAGATTGCGATTGTTTTGCAATGGTTAAAACTGGTTAATAACTTAATTAAGAtaagtaatgatttaaaaataataatgtcctcacatgataatttgaaatttgaaaatcgtagatttcactttaattttcttttattttgtttattattttcagtattatatttcctaaatataaactgttatgctcattgaatttttaaatataaaatattattttgaattttcgatcgtaatgtaaagatattctttacgttttgaattaagttttaaaggaagttttcacattttattttcaaaaatttacttattattttttttttatttaaatcatcaaaaaaaaaaaaaaaaatgcgagatAAATACACAatccaaaaaaatctttattttgcatctcatttttacttatgttttaaaatttttgtcaaaccTACAGACTACATTACGTCAAATATCTCATCTATCAAAGAATTCTATAAATGAGGTagcatgtttttaaaactatatttaatactGACGTATAAGAAGTTGTTCAATAAAATCGGggaaaaaattactcagcgaaatatatttcgcaaaTACATTTCTTCAGTTTTCAGTCTGAGCATTTGACTTtagttcatcataaatattacttttttagtataaactgCCACGATAattttttcaagctgaatttatgattttaagatgttattttaaagtttctatagtattgttaaggcAAGATATTAAGCAATTTTCAATCATCGAAATAAAAGTTGGAACAAATATCTAAGCAAAAAGTGTCCttatatttcaacttatttttattaaaaacttttaaaatgttattaaaaatcgtttgtcATTCATAGATAATATGCCGTATGTTgctgcttaatttttttgtacatcagtataattcagaaaatagacGAGAtggttttaaaacttcatttgacAATGAAATGAgacaaattaatgaattttgagaaaaaattagaaaCGATCAGTTAAAGTATGTTTTCACCAACCATTATTTTCGCTTGACAGATCACTGTTGCTTTCATCAGTAGCtggtaaaattgttttaatttcttcaacagTGAATTCAAGTTtacttttactcataatgaagaaataataagcgtttaaatgaaacaaattgcgATAAGTATCAGTGcgataatttatctttatatcattacaatagtcttaataTTAAATAGAGCCTCTCATGCGCATCCGAAAAATAAACCAcctgtcggtatccttatatttatctttaacaaagaacttcagtggaaactttcttttataaacagccataaaatctttccaattttgaaataacacatggaaatcctattaaaaatttttaaatcctatCAAAAAATTTAGATCCTTTCGAAACACAAAATATATGCAAACAACCTATATTGAGTGAATCCTTCCCAAACTCTACCACCTTATGACACAGGAGAATCttctgtgaaaaagccgcgatcgTCAAAGATAACAGAGACCTCCTGGAGTGCGTAACACAGCAgccgcttttaatacccatctgTCCTGTAACGCAAGCAGCCGGCCGAAAGTGACCCACTTGAACGTTAAAGGAAAGTTCCCAAAGCGTGCCAAACTGCCCGGCTGGAAGCGAGAGGTTTTTAAAAGGCGTACCAGTCCTGTATCCAGATTTTCCTCCTTCGGCGTACCAGAATCATCGTCTCTGTATGCTGTGTTGTCAAGGGAAGCCGGAGTAATGGTCGCACCGTACGTGTGGATATTGGGCGTGTTGCAAACATGCTCATTTCATGATTAATGGTCCGTAACGTGGTTGTACGGTTTTGCAGGGTCTACCACACAACACGTCTGTCCTCTCAGGCGGTAATTATGGGGGGAATTGAGATCATGAATGCCTTTCAGTACGATACTCAAAAATCCATAGATTTCATATTCGAAtgacaaaaatttagatttcgatCAGTGTTACTGTCGCTATCATGAAGCGATAATCATGCTGTCGATAGCCGCGATCCTGTTTCTTCCAAATTTTGACTTACtagtaagaatttattattattattattattagttattattgtTCCATACATAATACGATATTCTGAGCAAACTCCATCCTTACAAAGCACTTTCCAAATGATAAATCCCCTTCACAATTTTGTCTTTCACACAGTGCTTCAGATGTCGTTTCTCCCTCGCGTCGTCTAAATGCGTTGAAACGCTAATCATTTGCATATCCcaactttattttccttttatatgattTTGACGTTAATCAATTTATTCCATCCTGGTGTTGCAATTTTAATGGCCGGAGTGTACATAACCGGCTATTTGCAGTATCTAAAGAAGCTATACCGGAGTATTTCAGCAAGAATTAGCTGAGATTCGGAGCAAAACAATATGCTAGGTACCTAGGCCACTAGGTCATCATGTTTTTGATGACGTAGCGAATCCTTAAGCGAAAATCCCGCTTATGGCATATAAAGTAATAGCCCATAATTACTGATTGAATGAATGATAATGCACTTTTGTTTCATCTTATCCTCATTTTCTACGAAagacgaaatatttatttttaaatttgtcgtgataattgctttttataaaataatttatatatttattgagtaTGCTTCTTTCGGGTTcgaatttggataaatatttttgaatcctttTCATAAAAGGAACAATCTTTAGAAAGTATATCGTACTCCACGTCGCATGCGCTAGCTGAGCAGAAACTTCGCACGAATCTTTGGAAGAAGAAGacgatttataagaaatttctagaTTCCTATAAACTGATAAAAACTCAAAGAATTGATTGGTTTTCATTTTATTGGTTCGTGCGTTAAGAGGGATATGGTTCTGAATTCTGTTAAACTGGGCACATTGTGTGAACTTTTAATGTTTCTTCTGAGACTGAAAAAGATTGAATAATTTAGCTGTTTAGAACTCTTTGGTGCCgtatttaaagaagaatttgaaaaaaaaaagatatcaatatttttttcaagaacatctTATCGTtcctattgaataaaataataatgggtAAGTTACCAAGTTGTTTTGAGTTCGCATAAGTATCAAAATGAtctgtaattacttttttatgtataGAAGATTCCAAGAACTGTTCTAcagaaatattctttcataatcTTTTTGTCAGAAaagattatcttatttattttaaaccacTTTTTAGAAAATCGAGTATGTAGCAGAATCTATGCAATTGAATAAACTATATGAATGACGCTATCATTCACTAGATGAatgaatgaacatttaaaatGTCAAAGCTTTATTATTAGTTCTACGTAAATGGCTTGCTGTAAAACATAGTAGTATCATATAGCTCATTTTTcgtcaaattcattttttctcaaatttatggGGAAAGTCAAATGGGAAAAAAAGcgatattttattacaaaagcagTTTAGAATTTCAGTTCTTGTAAGCTAGATTTCTATCATAAGAAAATCTCGCCAAAAAGGAATTGTCCATGttacattttacaaatatatctatatatatatatatattatagaaacatttacaaatttcattttacggCAAATGGCACATTTGAAAAACTCAAAACTTCGTCGTTCTGCTAAGATCCTGATGGTTTTAAAGCTCGAttcaatatttatgttaattagtGTTAAAAAGCGCCTTTATAGAGTTGCAGATATTCGGTAGTTTGACTTCTAAACTTTCTTTTACTTACTCATTTGAACGAAAGTACATATGGTTGTAGCTGAAATTAAGTGTAAAAATAGGAGCATTGTAAAATCCTCCGGAACTTAGCTGAAGCTTATTCTTGTCTCttgaactttgaaaatatttctttttttgatatacgctaaataaaaaaatgcctgtTTTTCGAGCAATAAAACAATCTAAGTTCTTGTACTAGGAATTTGATACAtcccaaaattcaaatttgcttGTTAATTTTTGCATCTCTACTAATAAAGGTGAATGTATGTGTTGGCATTCTACAAGAGGGACCATTTGACTTAATGCTACTGAATTTGGTACGTATATAACTTTAAGAGGGGTAATGTAACTTCCCgggtattttttgaaatatgaacgagaatttttattaaagctgaattttgtgatttctataattttttaaaatactgtgatgcaaaatatttctaatgccAATTGAATAGtcaagaaaatttttccaaatgttggttacttttaattttttatttcattaatattcaacaatatattatattcagaaattaaaacattttccttaTTTCCGCAAATATTTAATCGAGTGATTCAAAacgttgttgaaagctaaagattcTGTTTTTCATCGGAATAGAAGAAATCAGTTATATTATAGTGAAAATTAGAAAGGCCTTCcgctaaattattatttgattttattaggaTGGATTGTAGGCGCAATgaagaaatggataaaaaaattgttaaaataataggGCAAATTTACATCTCATAATAGCATAGTAGATTTACATTGGCTAAAGCATGCGATTGAAATATGTAACTAAACAAATTCTTGAGTTTTCTTACAGCATACAagcattattactattttttaaaattcgaataaattaaaTGCGCATAAATGAAACTAActtaatagctaatttttaaatttctgtaaagttGGCTTTTCATCATTTCTGGAGTTGTCAAGGAAATTTTCTATTACTAGAAATGAATTTTggtagtaatttaatttttaaaaatcaaattttgtaaaagtgaaTCTTTCTCGAATAATGTCATTTCTCGAAAATCACTATTTccaaatatttgtctaaagagcGTTATATTCTGTGCGTAATGACCTTCGCGATTCATGGTAAGTTCGTTTTGAAAAGACAATTCTTAATTTCGAAGTGTAGCGTATAAATTACGACAGTGCAAGCTTCTAATCCGAAATAATGAACTGAATGTCATAAGGGTTACCGAGAACAGATGCTTGAACATGGGTTTGGTGCCGTGGGGCCACCAATAATCGGCTCTCATGatttcttaaaatgcaaaatttgtacAAATGCCAGTACTTATAAATTCTTGATTAACATTGTAACGACAATGGGCTAAACAATGAATGCTgcataaaacatataaaagtaggtttgtttatacttaaaatataggcTCGCAGCTTTTTCCTCCCttgttgatttgaattttaatagcaCATTCGTCAAAATTGCcccacaattttaatttcatgtagcATTTTTCTTGGAAATCTCATGTGGTGAaacgtaaatttaaatttcattataacatcTTGTGAACACGCTTAGAGCCTCGGGGATCACAAGCGATTATGaagtaaaatcattaaaatatgattagACATGGTTTCTTAGTTGTAGGTAATACTTCAGCTTTATATTTTTCGCATAATAAACTTAGTGCACTACCAAGGTAAAAACCTTGAAACTTGCAAGGCTttgttttatgaaacatttaaagcGTATTTGTACGGTAATCTTTCTATTGTAACATTAATGAAAGCTGATTAAAGGACGTTCTTTcattttactcaaaatgaaaagtataaaGCTGTAATGTTAAGGTAAGCTCGTGTTCTGATATATGAGGCGCtcacatattttaatgatattctatTACGTATGTAGCGTAGATGGGGCATCATTGTTTGACTTGATTTATATAATTCTGGTCCTTTTgccataaaaaaatcttttctgtgATTATAAAGCGACTCGaagatagaatttttattaatgtcaatTTTATTAACAGTATTTTTGGTTGCCtagattaatgaaaaattagaacCTCGCTGAACGACCATAATTTCCTTGCATCGTATTCGCGATGTGAAATATTCATTAAGCATAAAATTTTGCACATAAATATAAATCAGGAAAACACATCCATTTCATAACGAAATTTTTAGTTTATCATAACTTGCGTCAAGGTAATCACGATTTTCCTTTCAGATCCTTCTACAATAGGCAATTTCAACTGCGATGTAGAATGACACCTGCATCTTTACGCCCGACTCTTCTTGTGTGATGGACTGTATATTTTGAAGCTATCGCCGTTGCGTCATTCCAACTTTTCGACTCCAAATTTAATACAGTTGCAAGATGGTTTGACAAAGGAGCTTCATTACTATAGTGttgtgctgtttttggatggcgTGCGATATTTTCTCCCGAAATTCCTGCTGTCGCATCGCATTGGACTAACCAGGTATGTCTACATAATTGTGGTACCCTAGCTGCTTGGAGGTTACTTGTGCCGAATATTCGGATATTATGAATTCTTCCCTATTCCTTCAGAATACCAGATTTTAGCGTCTTCCCCGAATTTGCGAGGTGtcgaaaacattttaaaggaacAGTCTAGAATATAGAGAAATCGAACGCCCGATCACAAACGAATAAATCTCATACCAATTATAACCTGTCAATAAGTGCATCCTCTCAAACTAAAAACGgaagttgaatatttttctgataagtaatctattaaaaagttaaattttccaaaataaaaatcttaaactaCAGTTTTTCATGGATTTTCGCAATTGTTAATTTAGAGATAAGCTTGCCCTCTAAATATTGATTGTAATTTGTCAAAAGCCATTCAATGAAATTCCGGTGTAGCTTTATTTGGGGATATTTCGAAGTTATAAGGACTACTTAATCGAATTCATTGACGATTCTTGAAATTTCTAATAGCGTTTACTTATTTCAGTCGGTATAAAGTAATTACATTCCTTATTTCAAGCTGTTATTCAAACTtctgtttatgaatttttatggCAAATTTCGTATTgcgaattacaaataaaattcttaaagtaGGGTTTATACGAAGATTAAGTCAAAATATCTTCAACTACTCAATCAAGAGGCGCAACCGTTTGgaataaaattagttttgcaGTTAATTCTTGATGTTCTATTTTTTATCGAATGCAAGATGAACCAAGATAAAGAATAAATCATTAGTTCGGgtactaaaaataaaagcataatggcctactaattttttacattataggTCGAGGAATTTCCATAATATTTAGAGAAAGTATGTGCTAAATACGAAAACATTTCAGAGATCGaggttaaaatatacattatataaacgaaatttttcttccggatataaagtgaattggaTGAAGTCGGAATGACGAAATTTTTTGAAGTGATTAGTTCTTAATGATAGTGGTAACGGAAAATCAAATCAGGATCGAGGATAGGatacaagaaaattaataacattataattttactatCCATTTTAAAAGATGCTAAACgatgtcattttttaattaagcCTGAAGTACTCCTCGCTAATTCATATTTGGAAACCAGATTTCTTACAGAAATTGCCAATTAGTACTCTAAACATTTTCTTCCTCTGAAATAATTCTTCGTGTTTAGGTTTTTTTTGTCATAAACAAGTTTCATATAAAGTTTTTTGCTTTTCTATATTAGTCTGTGTCATtcttaatttttgcttattttaacgTCCTTCTGGTAATCTACATTAAtagaataaatcaattatttagcATTTGGTATTTCTGCATTTTAACTGTATCCTTTAAGGAGTGccatttaattagtattttctaGTTTCATTGTTTAGTattgtctttttatttacttaaatcccgaaaattttgaacaaatcgcATGCTCTGTTTCTAAGCTGCTTCAACTCGCGTGTTAATCAGAACTAGCATAAAAACCATTGGATtcggtaatttttaaattccgtttttaattttagtgcaaaatatttggtCTTCGCGGAGCAGTGAAGATAATGACATGCACTAGTATCAGGTTGAGATGCATTATGCAAATCGGAAAATTCCCTAGTGATGTGCATCATGAAAGACATCTTATGTACAAGCATgattcttgaaaagaaattaatgtacTTTGTTTTGGGAGTTGAAGGGGATGTGGAGTCTAATTTGTGCGATGTTTCATTAGGCAGCGAGTGGAATGACAGCTTtgtagaatttgaaaatagtCAATGCATGATAAAGTATGCACGTTACTTGACTTACTGGACAAGACATGATTGTCTTAACTAGTCCCGATATCGGGTATTGTAATATTTAGTATTTACTATTGAGAATTGGTATTAGAGGGGTAATGTGTTTGTAGGTTTGATAATTGTGGACTGTGGATGGGGTTGGCGGTCTAGATATTAACGAGAACAGACAGCGCATTAGAGCAGACGGCGTGGGTGATGAGCGCTTGAGCTGTGGTTTCAGGGGTTAATGCTGGAGGCTTGGGTAATGAATGTGTGCGAGCTGTGATTTTGAATTTGGTGTTGGAGGCGTGGGTAATGAATGTGTGCGAGCCGGTTGGGGTTTGGAGGTTGGTGTTGGATGCGTGGGTAATGAATGTGTGCGAGCCAGTTGGGGTTTGGAGGTTGGTGTTGGAGGCGTGGGTAATGAATGTGTGCGAGCCAGTTGGGGTTTGGAGGTTGGTGTTGGATGCGTGGGTAATGAATGTGTGCGAGCCAGTTGGGGTTTGGAGGTTGGTGTTGGATGCGTGGGTAATGAATGTGTGCGAGCCAGTTGGGGTTTGGAGGTTGGTGTTGGATGCGTGGGTAATGAATGTGTGCGAGCCAGTTGGGGTTTGGAGGTTGGTGTTGGAGGCGTGGGTAATGAATGTGTGCGAGCCAGTTGGGGTTTGGAGGTTGGTGTTGGAGGCGTGGGTAATGAATGTGTGCGAGCCAGTTGGGGTTTGGAGGTTGGTGTTGGATGCGTGGGTAATGAATGTGTGCGAGCCAGTTGGGGTTTGGAGGTTGGTGTTGGATGCGTGGGTAATGAATGTGTGCGAGCCAGTTGGGGTTTGGAGGCGTggggaatgaatgaatgaatgtgtgtgtgtgtctgtaaaTTGAGGAAATGGAAAATGCTGACGGATAACGGGGTCGCACTTATGTGTTGTAGAGGGATTTGCTCATTCTAATTATTCTCAACTCTAATTTTACGTTGACGGCGATTATTAAGGTAGAAAGAAGGGATAAAGGCGGCGATGAGCTTGAAACGT includes the following:
- the LOC129968267 gene encoding uncharacterized protein LOC129968267, with the translated sequence MCASCDFEFGVGGVGNECVRAGWGLEVGVGCVGNECVRASWGLEVGVGGVGNECVRASWGLEVGVGCVGNECVRASWGLEVGVGCVGNECVRASWGLEVGVGCVGNECVRASWGLEVGVGGVGNECVRASWGLEVGVGGVGNECVRASWGLEVGVGCVGNECVRASWGLEVGVGCVGNECVRASWGLEAWGMNE